In bacterium, one DNA window encodes the following:
- the pgeF gene encoding peptidoglycan editing factor PgeF, whose translation MNTALPLIRSSLLAQFPNIRAAQSTRQGEEPAAPFGFNLGYGLGDEDDRVTTNIARFAAKVDLDPGDLAFMKQVHGDTIREISEAGIYEDTDALITRQPGIGLTVRTADCVPVLIYAPGENLIAAVHAGWRGTAEHITLKTAGRMVEEFGADPAAMFAFVGAAASSCCYEVGEEVAALFPEGWVLRREEGNPHLDLKGLNAHQLEESGLRAENIEICDLCSIHEGTLLHSWRRDAEHSGRMLTTIVLQEEI comes from the coding sequence ATGAACACAGCACTTCCCCTGATTCGCAGCAGCCTCCTTGCCCAGTTTCCCAACATCCGCGCTGCCCAGAGCACGCGGCAGGGTGAGGAGCCTGCCGCTCCCTTCGGCTTCAACCTCGGGTATGGACTCGGGGATGAGGATGATCGCGTGACCACGAATATCGCGCGTTTCGCCGCCAAGGTCGATCTCGACCCGGGGGATCTCGCTTTCATGAAACAGGTGCACGGCGACACCATTCGCGAAATCAGCGAAGCCGGCATCTATGAGGATACCGATGCCCTGATCACGCGGCAGCCCGGCATCGGACTCACCGTCCGCACCGCCGACTGCGTGCCCGTACTCATTTACGCTCCCGGCGAGAATCTGATTGCCGCAGTGCATGCGGGCTGGCGCGGGACGGCAGAGCATATTACGCTGAAGACGGCGGGACGCATGGTCGAGGAATTCGGTGCTGATCCCGCGGCCATGTTCGCCTTCGTCGGCGCTGCGGCCTCGTCGTGCTGTTACGAGGTCGGTGAGGAAGTCGCCGCCCTCTTCCCCGAAGGCTGGGTGCTGCGCCGCGAGGAAGGGAATCCCCATCTCGATCTCAAGGGACTCAATGCCCATCAGCTCGAGGAAAGCGGCCTGCGGGCAGAAAATATCGAGATCTGTGACCTGTGCAGCATTCACGAAGGAACCCTGCTGCACTCCTGGCGCCGCGATGCCGAACATTCCGGCCGCATGCTTACCACGATTGTACTCCAGGAAGAGATTTGA